From Acidobacteriota bacterium, one genomic window encodes:
- a CDS encoding carboxypeptidase regulatory-like domain-containing protein, which produces MTNKNLLRSMMAVVFAVIVSMSVTAQVTTSEIVGTVVDSAGAVISGATVTAVHEPTGSKSTGVTNADGRFSLSGLRVGGPYTVTVSAQGFKQQVSKDVTTSLGNASTFNFTMGVAETNIEVTVTGDETFSEVRTGASTNVSNEVLTTIPTTGRRINDFAKLSPFFNATGNFGGSVAGQDARMNNITVDGSYFNNSFGLSGQPGERTNVSPISLEAVQELQINVAPYDVRQGNFTGAGINTVTKSGTNTYHGSAYFNWRNETFGGTENGNLIFNRGQSDFKLYGFSFGGPLPYFNFGENNGPAFKSGRDKAFFFFSYENENTSRPAHNFTACNTGQTCQTGSVSRVRSADLDALSAFLSSRFGYETGTYQNYNFEIPAEKFLFRNDWNVNDKNRLTFRYLRLRSLTDNPISTSSSSAGFGRGSQGLQYLSFQNSGYKIKEDIDSFVGEWTSTFSSSLSNSLIMGYTKQDESRPNTTKLFPLVDIHDGTAGTGIAGLSANTAYTSFGYEPFTPLNTLKYNSFQIQDNLAFYKGSHTFQVGMSFEKYHSLNIFFPQSQSIYSYRSLADFYTDANAFLNGTVSTASPVRFSVRYNNIPGQSIPEQPLDVKYLGVYGQDQWKLRDNLNITYGLRMEAPFFGATGFANPLVDTLTFRDQSNSPLKLSTSKLPDSNILWSPRFGINYSPLASGKLQFRGGTGVFSARPPYVWISNQVGNNGVLTSLVTGDLGSTQTPASFAYHFNPNPDAYKPSSVTGAPIAGAQDLNFALPDYKFPAIWRSSAAVDYQLPFNLVVGAEFIYSKDVNGTAYINANLRAPETAFTGGPDVRPRWVANNCVGTSGSGANVRVNCAITNAITLINSSEGFAKNIAFTLEKRSSRGFWAKGGYAYGISKNLVDAGSTASTSFSSVLTSRDANNPELSYSSGTLGHRVYGSASYHKDYFRFGGTTISAFWESRTQGTNSYRYSNDMNGDGISGNDMIYIQRDPSETIFVANGAVTAATQSAAWEAFIAQDPYLSSNRGQYALRNAAWYPMRHQLDLSVSQQLKFNFLKANHKLQIRIDMLNFGNFLNKNWGGGVTPANNNYQPLVYASTDAQGRPNFRLNSFSGALVNSTYTRRNSFSDVYSYQISARYSF; this is translated from the coding sequence ATGACTAACAAAAATTTATTACGATCGATGATGGCTGTTGTATTCGCCGTTATCGTTTCAATGTCCGTGACCGCTCAGGTTACGACTTCCGAGATAGTTGGAACCGTTGTGGATTCCGCCGGGGCTGTGATAAGCGGAGCTACCGTTACGGCCGTTCATGAGCCTACCGGCAGCAAATCCACGGGCGTGACCAACGCTGACGGTCGTTTCAGCCTTTCCGGTCTGAGAGTTGGCGGGCCATACACTGTCACTGTCTCAGCCCAGGGCTTTAAACAACAAGTTAGTAAGGATGTGACGACCAGCCTCGGTAACGCCTCGACATTTAATTTCACGATGGGCGTCGCCGAAACCAACATCGAGGTCACCGTGACTGGTGATGAGACATTCAGCGAAGTCCGGACCGGAGCGTCAACGAACGTTTCGAACGAGGTGCTCACCACCATACCGACGACTGGCAGACGCATCAACGATTTTGCTAAGCTTTCGCCGTTCTTCAATGCAACCGGAAACTTTGGCGGGTCAGTCGCGGGACAGGACGCCCGAATGAACAACATTACCGTTGACGGCTCGTACTTTAACAACTCGTTTGGACTTAGCGGTCAGCCTGGTGAACGAACGAACGTTTCGCCCATCTCACTCGAGGCGGTCCAGGAACTTCAGATCAACGTGGCGCCTTACGACGTGCGTCAGGGTAATTTCACCGGCGCCGGTATCAACACGGTTACAAAGAGCGGAACCAATACCTATCACGGCTCTGCATACTTTAACTGGCGTAACGAGACATTCGGCGGGACGGAGAACGGAAATCTCATCTTTAACCGCGGTCAGTCAGACTTTAAGCTGTATGGCTTTTCGTTTGGCGGGCCTCTGCCGTATTTTAATTTTGGCGAGAATAACGGTCCGGCATTTAAATCAGGACGTGACAAAGCCTTTTTCTTTTTTAGTTACGAAAACGAGAACACCTCGCGACCCGCACACAACTTTACGGCGTGTAACACGGGGCAAACATGCCAGACTGGTTCCGTCTCTCGAGTCAGAAGTGCCGATCTCGACGCTTTAAGTGCATTTTTGAGCTCTAGGTTTGGCTACGAGACCGGGACGTATCAGAACTATAATTTCGAGATCCCTGCGGAAAAGTTCCTTTTCAGAAACGACTGGAACGTAAACGACAAGAACAGGCTGACGTTCCGCTATCTGCGTCTGCGCTCCCTGACGGATAACCCGATCAGCACGTCCAGCAGCAGTGCTGGTTTTGGGCGCGGCTCTCAGGGACTTCAGTATCTCAGCTTTCAAAATTCTGGCTACAAGATCAAAGAGGACATTGACTCCTTCGTAGGTGAGTGGACATCGACGTTCAGCTCGAGCCTCTCAAATAGTCTGATCATGGGCTACACGAAACAGGATGAGAGCCGTCCTAACACGACGAAGCTTTTCCCGCTCGTAGATATTCATGACGGTACGGCAGGCACCGGAATCGCTGGTCTCAGCGCAAATACAGCGTATACATCGTTCGGCTACGAGCCGTTTACTCCTTTGAACACTCTCAAATACAACTCGTTCCAGATACAGGATAACTTGGCGTTCTACAAGGGATCGCACACATTCCAGGTCGGAATGAGCTTTGAGAAATATCACTCGCTCAACATCTTCTTCCCCCAATCTCAGAGTATCTATTCATATAGATCCTTAGCAGATTTCTATACGGATGCGAACGCATTTCTGAACGGAACCGTCTCCACGGCAAGTCCGGTGAGATTCAGCGTCCGGTACAACAATATCCCGGGCCAGTCCATTCCCGAACAGCCACTCGATGTCAAGTATCTGGGCGTTTATGGACAGGATCAGTGGAAACTTAGGGACAACCTCAACATCACATACGGCTTGCGCATGGAGGCTCCGTTCTTTGGGGCTACCGGGTTTGCGAACCCTCTCGTCGACACACTCACATTCCGAGATCAGAGCAATAGCCCTCTCAAGCTTAGCACCTCGAAATTGCCCGACAGTAACATCCTCTGGTCGCCGCGTTTCGGCATTAATTACTCGCCGTTAGCGAGTGGAAAGCTTCAGTTCCGCGGTGGCACCGGCGTCTTTTCCGCCCGTCCGCCGTACGTTTGGATCTCGAACCAAGTCGGCAACAATGGCGTGCTTACCAGCCTCGTAACTGGAGATCTCGGGTCGACCCAGACGCCGGCGAGCTTTGCGTACCATTTTAATCCGAACCCTGATGCTTACAAGCCCTCAAGCGTGACAGGAGCACCTATAGCCGGGGCCCAAGATCTGAATTTTGCTTTACCGGACTACAAATTCCCGGCGATCTGGCGATCGAGCGCTGCCGTCGATTACCAGCTGCCTTTCAATCTCGTCGTAGGAGCCGAATTTATCTACTCTAAAGATGTAAACGGAACAGCCTACATAAACGCGAATCTAAGGGCCCCGGAGACGGCGTTTACGGGCGGCCCTGACGTCCGGCCCCGTTGGGTGGCTAACAACTGTGTCGGAACATCGGGCTCAGGTGCTAATGTCCGCGTCAATTGCGCCATTACCAATGCGATCACTCTGATAAACTCCAGCGAAGGTTTTGCTAAGAATATTGCTTTTACGCTAGAAAAGCGTTCGTCGCGTGGCTTCTGGGCGAAGGGCGGATATGCATATGGTATCTCGAAGAACCTGGTTGACGCCGGGTCAACAGCGAGCACGTCGTTCAGCAGCGTCCTCACCTCGAGGGATGCGAACAATCCGGAACTCAGCTACAGCAGCGGAACCTTGGGACACCGAGTCTATGGCTCGGCGTCGTATCACAAAGACTACTTCAGGTTTGGTGGTACAACCATCTCTGCGTTTTGGGAGTCGAGAACCCAGGGCACTAACAGCTACAGGTACTCAAATGATATGAACGGCGATGGGATCTCAGGCAACGACATGATCTACATTCAAAGGGATCCGTCGGAGACTATCTTTGTTGCTAACGGAGCCGTGACAGCGGCAACACAATCGGCGGCTTGGGAAGCGTTTATTGCCCAGGATCCTTACCTCTCCTCGAACAGAGGCCAGTATGCTCTTCGGAATGCGGCATGGTATCCAATGAGGCATCAGCTTGATCTGAGTGTCTCGCAGCAGTTGAAGTTCAACTTCCTTAAGGCGAATCACAAGCTGCAGATCAGGATCGATATGCTGAACTTCGGCAATTTCCTTAACAAGAACTGGGGTGGCGGTGTAACACCTGCTAACAATAACTACCAGCCACTCGTTTACGCCTCAACTGACGCTCAGGGTCGTCCAAATTTCCGTTTGAATTCATTTAGCGGAGCCCTGGTCAACTCTACATACACTCGGCGGAACAGCTTCTCGGACGTTTATTCGTACCAGATCAGCGCGCGTTATTCTTTCTAG
- a CDS encoding alanyl-tRNA synthetase, with protein MQEETNKKRCPARKWTKRAGIIAFVFFLGKGLVWLGVAAAGAYYALN; from the coding sequence ATGCAGGAAGAAACTAACAAAAAGCGATGTCCCGCCCGCAAGTGGACCAAGCGGGCCGGGATCATTGCATTCGTCTTTTTCCTCGGAAAAGGACTAGTGTGGCTTGGCGTCGCCGCTGCCGGAGCTTACTACGCTCTCAATTAA
- a CDS encoding ribonuclease Z, with amino-acid sequence MKLTVLGSGTSIPHPRRSSSGYWLETTGGTIMLDFSASVPLRMAQERLDWAELDAIWISHFHLDHCAGISPFLAGTKHAGIMKDRKKPLRFFGPAGTSNLIAEFNSVNNYRLLDQPFPVEIIEIEQLEKFEILPGVEAVACKTPHTDESHAIHIRDTDDKTLVYSADTGFDELIATFANGVDLFILECTFIRDKPKLKHLELAEAIYLIRKSKCKQAMLTHFYPEWDGVDFSAEVARIDPACTAIQAFDSLRIQI; translated from the coding sequence ATGAAACTAACAGTCCTTGGCTCCGGCACCTCGATCCCGCATCCAAGACGCAGCAGTTCGGGCTACTGGCTTGAAACAACAGGTGGAACGATAATGCTCGACTTCTCAGCATCTGTACCGCTGCGGATGGCTCAAGAAAGGTTAGATTGGGCCGAACTCGACGCGATCTGGATATCGCATTTCCACCTCGACCACTGTGCGGGCATTTCGCCTTTTCTTGCCGGTACAAAGCATGCGGGGATTATGAAAGACCGTAAAAAGCCGCTGCGGTTTTTTGGCCCCGCGGGCACTTCGAACCTGATCGCGGAGTTCAATTCGGTCAACAACTATCGCCTGCTCGATCAGCCGTTTCCTGTCGAGATCATTGAGATCGAGCAGCTCGAAAAATTCGAGATCCTGCCGGGCGTTGAGGCTGTCGCGTGTAAAACGCCGCACACGGACGAGAGCCACGCAATACACATTCGAGACACGGATGATAAAACGCTCGTCTATTCCGCGGATACCGGCTTCGACGAACTAATAGCAACGTTCGCAAATGGAGTCGATCTTTTTATCCTCGAATGCACCTTCATCCGCGACAAGCCAAAACTAAAGCACCTCGAACTAGCCGAGGCGATCTATCTGATCCGCAAGTCGAAATGCAAACAGGCAATGCTCACGCATTTTTATCCGGAATGGGATGGTGTAGATTTTTCGGCTGAAGTCGCTAGGATCGATCCCGCCTGTACCGCCATTCAGGCTTTTGATAGTCTCCGCATCCAGATCTAA
- a CDS encoding M15 family metallopeptidase has translation MLRRKTYLKFLAPAIFFALFSCAFGQVAAPKEENKREADLIELIKLDKTIKLDIKYATADNFVGRPVYPESRAFLQRPAADGVVRVHKWLNKQGLGIVIYDGYRPWSITKLFWEVVREDQKKFVADPAKGSKHNRGCAVDLGIFDLKTGKAIPMPSAYDEFTDRASPDYAGGTDEELANRDKLRQLMEANGFTINPNEWWHFDLIGWEQYAIYDIPFSAIGNSKK, from the coding sequence ATGTTAAGGCGTAAAACATACCTAAAATTTCTTGCTCCGGCAATATTTTTTGCACTTTTTTCGTGTGCATTTGGCCAGGTGGCCGCGCCGAAAGAGGAAAACAAACGAGAGGCCGATTTGATAGAACTGATAAAGCTCGATAAGACGATAAAACTTGATATAAAATACGCGACGGCTGACAACTTTGTCGGCAGGCCCGTCTATCCTGAGTCACGCGCCTTTTTGCAGCGTCCGGCCGCAGATGGCGTCGTCCGTGTGCATAAATGGCTTAATAAACAGGGTTTGGGGATCGTGATCTATGACGGTTACCGACCTTGGTCGATCACAAAGTTGTTTTGGGAAGTTGTTCGCGAGGATCAGAAAAAGTTCGTCGCCGATCCGGCCAAAGGCTCAAAACATAACCGCGGCTGCGCCGTCGATCTGGGTATCTTTGACCTAAAAACCGGCAAAGCGATCCCGATGCCGTCAGCCTATGACGAATTCACCGACCGGGCCTCGCCCGATTACGCCGGCGGTACGGACGAAGAACTTGCCAATCGCGACAAGCTACGCCAGCTTATGGAAGCCAACGGCTTCACCATCAACCCGAACGAATGGTGGCACTTCGACCTGATAGGCTGGGAACAGTACGCGATCTACGATATTCCGTTCTCGGCGATCGGGAATAGCAAGAAGTGA
- the bshB1 gene encoding bacillithiol biosynthesis deacetylase BshB1, producing MSQVDILAICAHPDDVELTVGGTLLKMKALGYRTGALDVTRGEMGTRGTPEGRAAEAESAAKILKLDLRENLGLPDGHVFVTDVERTAMVKVLRRLKPKVILTHQLGDPHPDHDHIAQLVREAARLSSMKRYDEETGDEKIAVPIVAHNIFSRHVEPSFVVDISDFLEEKMDAIRAYRSQFHDPESTEPETRLTSKHFLDELENRSRYFGSLIGVAAGEPYFVREALNVEDPIDLLTRPMNLYS from the coding sequence ATGAGCCAAGTCGATATTCTGGCAATTTGTGCACACCCGGACGACGTCGAACTGACGGTCGGCGGCACGCTTCTGAAAATGAAAGCTCTCGGCTATCGTACCGGAGCACTCGATGTTACCCGAGGCGAGATGGGAACGCGTGGGACGCCGGAAGGCAGAGCCGCCGAGGCCGAGAGTGCGGCGAAGATCTTAAAGCTTGATCTGAGAGAAAATTTAGGATTGCCGGACGGGCATGTATTTGTAACTGATGTCGAACGAACGGCGATGGTCAAAGTGTTGCGGCGTTTAAAGCCGAAAGTGATCCTCACGCACCAGCTCGGCGATCCGCACCCTGATCACGATCATATCGCGCAGCTTGTTCGCGAAGCTGCCCGTCTATCCAGTATGAAACGCTATGACGAGGAAACCGGTGACGAAAAGATCGCGGTGCCGATTGTCGCCCACAACATCTTTTCCAGGCACGTCGAGCCATCATTCGTGGTCGATATTTCGGATTTTCTTGAGGAGAAGATGGATGCGATCAGGGCATATAGGTCGCAGTTTCACGATCCCGAATCGACCGAGCCGGAAACACGGCTCACGTCTAAGCATTTTCTCGATGAACTTGAAAACCGCTCGCGCTATTTTGGTTCGCTGATCGGCGTTGCAGCGGGTGAGCCGTATTTTGTTCGCGAGGCCCTGAACGTCGAGGATCCGATCGATCTTTTGACCCGGCCGATGAATCTCTATTCCTAG
- a CDS encoding TlpA family protein disulfide reductase, whose amino-acid sequence MRSFFALLIVLLSSFLAFAQKEQAPMVEKEISYKDWTYKNPRTGGDVNLRTLASGKKLTIVIYYAPWCPNWRFDAPILERFYQKYKDKGLEIVGVAEYDPLDSIKNNLEFLKVTFPTVVESDSRAAKQTTLHYEYRKSTGDTRGWGSPWYIMLTPAVMEKKGDVLTKKTFIVNGELIETEGDAFIRKSLGLPAADLKAPVADNGKIEYVL is encoded by the coding sequence ATGAGATCGTTTTTCGCACTTTTGATCGTTCTACTCTCGTCATTTTTGGCCTTCGCTCAAAAAGAGCAGGCGCCGATGGTCGAGAAGGAGATCAGCTACAAAGACTGGACGTATAAGAATCCGCGAACCGGCGGCGATGTTAACCTAAGAACCCTGGCCAGCGGGAAAAAGCTGACCATCGTAATTTATTATGCTCCGTGGTGCCCTAACTGGCGGTTTGACGCACCGATCCTTGAGCGTTTTTATCAAAAGTATAAAGACAAAGGCCTCGAGATCGTCGGCGTTGCCGAATATGATCCGCTAGATTCGATCAAAAACAATCTTGAGTTCTTAAAGGTTACCTTTCCGACCGTTGTCGAATCTGACAGCCGTGCCGCAAAACAAACGACGCTCCACTACGAATATCGCAAATCAACCGGCGACACCCGCGGCTGGGGCTCGCCGTGGTACATCATGCTCACGCCCGCCGTAATGGAAAAGAAGGGCGATGTGCTCACGAAAAAGACCTTTATCGTGAATGGCGAGTTGATCGAAACAGAAGGAGACGCGTTTATCCGCAAATCTCTCGGCTTGCCGGCTGCTGATCTAAAAGCCCCCGTTGCCGATAACGGCAAGATCGAGTATGTACTGTGA
- a CDS encoding NAD(P)/FAD-dependent oxidoreductase, which produces MTYDSIIIGGGAAGLFCAFSAGRRGKKVLVLEHNAEVGRKILISGGGRCNFTNIHTKPENFISQNPHFCKSALSRYSPQDFVNLVQKHKIAYYEKKLGQLFCRDSSRAIVEMLLAECRAARVEIKTGGSVTGVEKNNTFTVETSNGIFESKTLVVACGGLSFPKIGATDLGYRIARQFKLKIVETRPSLVALVLDGSSYSSLAGVSLDTVVTAGKTSFRENILFTHRGLSGPAILQISNYWSNGGSISIDLLPDSNAIELLEKGRASNQNIGNYLSQFIPQRFTKDFAERNFPNKPLSHLNKKDLEKIGKSLNNWQVKFRETEGYDRAEVTLGGVSTAELSSQTMESKKIPGLYFIGEVVDVTGWLGGYNFQWAWASAFAAASAI; this is translated from the coding sequence ATGACGTACGACTCGATCATCATCGGCGGCGGTGCGGCCGGATTATTTTGTGCCTTCTCCGCTGGTCGGCGTGGAAAGAAGGTGCTCGTTCTGGAGCATAATGCAGAGGTTGGCCGGAAAATACTGATCTCGGGCGGAGGGCGGTGTAATTTTACGAACATTCACACAAAGCCCGAGAATTTCATCTCGCAAAATCCGCACTTCTGTAAATCGGCACTCTCGCGGTATTCACCACAGGATTTCGTCAATCTTGTTCAGAAACACAAGATCGCATATTACGAAAAAAAGCTCGGGCAGCTCTTCTGCCGTGACAGTTCGCGGGCGATCGTTGAAATGCTTTTGGCAGAATGCCGGGCGGCTCGAGTTGAGATCAAAACGGGCGGCTCAGTGACCGGAGTCGAAAAGAACAACACCTTTACGGTTGAAACAAGTAACGGGATATTTGAATCCAAGACTCTCGTCGTCGCCTGCGGCGGTTTATCGTTTCCCAAGATCGGAGCAACCGACCTCGGTTACCGCATCGCTCGTCAGTTCAAATTGAAGATCGTCGAAACGCGGCCGTCGCTTGTTGCCCTTGTTCTCGACGGTTCGAGCTATAGTTCGCTCGCAGGAGTTTCTCTTGACACTGTCGTAACGGCCGGAAAGACGAGTTTTCGCGAAAACATACTGTTTACCCATCGCGGCCTTTCCGGGCCCGCGATCCTACAGATCTCAAATTATTGGAGTAACGGCGGATCGATCTCGATCGACCTTCTCCCCGACTCAAATGCCATCGAACTACTGGAAAAAGGGCGAGCGAGCAATCAGAACATCGGTAATTACCTAAGCCAGTTCATTCCACAGCGATTTACCAAGGATTTTGCCGAGCGAAATTTCCCGAACAAACCTCTCTCACATCTCAACAAAAAAGACCTTGAGAAAATCGGTAAATCTTTAAATAACTGGCAGGTGAAGTTCCGTGAAACCGAGGGTTATGACCGGGCTGAAGTAACGCTCGGCGGTGTATCGACCGCAGAACTTTCTTCGCAGACGATGGAGTCAAAAAAGATCCCGGGCCTTTATTTTATCGGCGAGGTAGTTGACGTTACGGGATGGCTCGGCGGTTACAACTTTCAGTGGGCGTGGGCATCGGCCTTCGCCGCCGCAAGTGCGATTTAA
- a CDS encoding DinB family protein, with the protein MNRPETNEFAPYYNTYVSTVEGNNVMPVLESQTAELRSIFSGMPEEKGTFAYAEGKWTLKEALSHLIDGERIFAYRILRISRGDKTPIEGFEQDGYIATSNANDRPFANLLDEFDLQRRSNLILVKNISDEGSRRMGTASDNPISVRALVYIMAGHVTHHLRVIKERYLS; encoded by the coding sequence ATGAACCGCCCCGAAACAAACGAATTCGCTCCGTATTACAACACCTATGTCTCGACCGTCGAAGGCAACAATGTAATGCCTGTGCTTGAGAGTCAGACGGCCGAGCTGCGATCCATCTTCTCTGGTATGCCGGAAGAAAAAGGCACGTTTGCCTATGCCGAGGGCAAATGGACGCTAAAAGAAGCTCTCAGCCACCTGATCGACGGCGAACGCATCTTCGCATACCGCATCCTCCGCATCTCGCGCGGTGACAAAACACCGATCGAGGGATTTGAGCAGGACGGCTATATCGCCACTTCAAACGCCAATGATCGCCCATTTGCGAACCTGCTCGACGAATTTGACCTCCAGCGTCGATCGAATCTCATCCTCGTCAAAAACATCTCTGATGAAGGCTCACGCCGGATGGGAACGGCAAGCGACAATCCGATCTCGGTACGAGCATTGGTTTACATTATGGCCGGCCACGTGACGCATCATCTTCGAGTGATCAAAGAACGGTATCTTTCATAG
- a CDS encoding YceI family protein, producing MKRTSLLLGIAFLAFVALSQSGVGAVNKTFSERFAGGPAIGDSGVYNFDKAHSFIGFKVKHSGLIEVPGFFRDFTGTVNFDAKDISKSTVEFTAKATSVDTGVAGRDNHLRTKDFFEVETYPDITFKSTKVEKKGKAWMVTGDFTMKGVTKSITFPFEISGWLAPDERSGGKMGITAETELNRREYGVNYPNTVVSDQIKIVLQIEAGKKK from the coding sequence ATGAAACGAACTTCACTACTTTTAGGTATTGCCTTTCTTGCATTCGTCGCGTTATCGCAGAGCGGCGTTGGGGCGGTTAACAAGACTTTTTCCGAGCGGTTTGCGGGTGGCCCGGCGATCGGCGATTCGGGAGTTTATAATTTTGACAAGGCTCACAGCTTTATCGGTTTTAAGGTCAAGCACAGCGGGCTGATCGAGGTTCCGGGCTTCTTTCGCGATTTTACGGGAACGGTTAATTTCGACGCAAAAGATATCTCAAAATCGACGGTCGAATTTACCGCGAAAGCGACGAGTGTCGATACTGGCGTTGCCGGACGCGATAACCACCTTCGAACCAAGGATTTCTTTGAAGTCGAAACTTATCCTGACATCACGTTCAAGAGCACAAAGGTCGAAAAAAAGGGTAAAGCTTGGATGGTTACCGGTGATTTCACCATGAAAGGCGTCACGAAATCGATCACGTTTCCATTCGAGATCTCAGGCTGGCTGGCTCCGGATGAGAGGAGCGGCGGCAAGATGGGCATTACGGCCGAGACCGAACTTAACCGTCGGGAATATGGCGTGAATTATCCGAATACAGTCGTTTCTGACCAGATCAAGATCGTTCTGCAAATAGAGGCAGGAAAGAAGAAATAG